CCATTTCAGTAACTAAAATGTGGATATGTTTGAGGCGTAGAAACTTAAATGGATTTTTGTAATATATATATGCGACATGTCAGTTCTTGtaagatttgaaaaaaaaatcaagtataTTTGAAACGGGCCTTTCCCTTGAAGAATCTAACCAAAGTGGTGTTTTTAAGACCTGCTCTAGAAATAATCAAGTACAGTATGAACATACACCCAAATATGATTGGCAACGagtagattttcatttttgtccAACCCAACCCAATCATGGGTACCTTCTCCATTGTTGAAATCCGCGCACCTTTGGCCAGAAATAATGGAggaaattatgaaacagaaaTCCCGGAGCGATGGAAGCTGGCAGCAGCTCCTGTTTTGCCCCGAATCCAGCTGCCAATTCATCCACTCGAACGTTTGTCGATCAACACGGACACgcaaccaaaccaaaccaaaccaacaTCGCAGCCGCCGTCCTGCCCTCATTATTCAATTCCCGCGCCGCGATATGGGCCGTGCCTGCCACCTCCCGCGTCTTCCACCTCCATATCAAcccgtccccggagccccgAGAAAGGCAGAACCCGTATCCCCGCGGGCCATGCGTAGACGACAGCAATGACAAGAACTCCCATGACCAAGCCCCTCCTGTTCCtttcgctcctcctcctcgccgccgcggccgcggacgccgccgccggccaacAACGCCGCACGCTGCTGGCGGGCGACGACAATGCGTACGCGTTCCCGAACCCGCGCCTCCGCGACGCGTACGTGGCGCTCCAGTCCTGGAAGCGCGCCATCCTGTCCGACCCGCGCAACGTGACGGGGTCCTGGTCGGGCCCCGACGTGTGCGCCTACTACGGCGTCTTCTGCGCGCCGTCCGAGTCCGACCACTACCTGACCGTGGTGGCCGGGGTCGACCTCAACCACGCCGACCTTGCCGGCCACCTCCCGGAGGAACTCGGCCTGCTGTCCGACCTCTCCGTGTTCCACGTCAACTCCAACCGCTTCTGCGGCGTGGTGCCGCGCTCCTTCCACAacctcggcctcctccacgaGCTCGACCTCAGCAACAACCGcttcgtcggcgccttcccggaCGTCGTGCTCCGGATGCCCAGCCTCAAGTACCTCGACCTCCGCTACAACGAGTTCGAGGGCGCGGTTCCTCCAGAGCTCTTCGACCGCCCGCTCGACGCCATCTTCATAAACTCCAACCGCTTCCGCTTCCAGATCCCCGACAACGTGGGCAACTCGCCGGCGTCGGTGCTCGTGCTCGCCAACAACGACTTCGGCGGATGCCTCCCGGCCTCCGTCGCCAACATGTCGTCCACGCTCAACGAGATCATCCTCATGAACACGGGGCTCAAGTCCTGCGTCCCGCCCGAGCTCGGGATGCTCGCCGAGCTCACCGTGCTCGACCTCAGCCATAACCAGCTCATGGGCTCCATCCCGGCCGAGCTCGCGAAGCTACGGAACATCGAGCAGCTCGATCTCGGGTATAACCGCCTCACGGGCGACGTGCCGGAGGGGATCTGCCGGCTCCCGCGTCTACAGAACTTCACGTACTCGTATAACTATATCACCGGAGAGCCGCAAACGTGCTTGCACGTCAAGGCGCTGGACGACCGCCGGAACTGCATCCCCTACCGCCCTGACCAGAGGTCGCCCGACCAGTGCCACTTCGCCAGCAACTACCAGCATGTCAACTGCGACGCCTTCCGGTGCAAGAAGTTCgtgctgccgtcgccgccgccacccccgccttctcctcctccgcccacgccgtctccaccgccaccttccccaccaccgccatctcctcctccaccaacgccgtctcccccgccgcctccatccccGCCCCCACCaacaccatctcctccacctccttcgccgtctcccccgccgccgtccccgtacTACGAGGTCTCGCCTGAGGAGCGCTAcctttcgccgccgcctccagcatACGTGGAGCCGACAACGCCGCCCCACTACGACATTCCATCGCCGCCCTACTACGAGGTGTCGCCGGAGGACCGGTAcaactcgccgccgccgccagctaCCGGCGTCCCCAAGTACGACTACGcgtcgcctccaccgccggcctACTCGGAGGTGTCGCCTGAGGAGAGGCACCCCTCACcaccgacgccgacgacgatgtGGAAGCTCCCGGCGTACGACTacgcatcgccgccgcccccggctGCCGGACAACCATAAGATGATTGATTCTTTtcgggattttttttcatacataCTGATCATACACGTTTGCTGTGGTGAAGAAATGCCGTTGAAATctttgtgtgtatttttttctctttctttttcttcttttttttcttctctccttcCCATTCGTTTGTTTTGGTTGCGCTACAAATGTTCCCTTGTGAATGAAAATATAGAAGGTCGATAAGGACACAAAGAGCAACAAGTTTCATACCCATCGGCATTGTCTAAATTGTATATGTGTTCATGGAATTGCCTGTGCGAAATTTGAAAAATCCAAACTGAGGGAGACATTATTAGGGATGCTACCAACAGGCCACAATGTACAACAACTGATCAATCattggctgctgctgcatcacTAGAGTAAAACCAGCTAAGATTCTCGTGACTCCAAAATGAGTTTGAACACGGTGGATGTGGATCCCATGATCACCTGACGATCTCAAGAAGTTGCCAAGTACCGGCCGTCAGCAGccaagagcatctccaacagcataCCTATATTTTTGATACCCAAAAACAATATGGGTAGGTGAGAGAAAAAATTTGGGTATCCAAAATCTGTCCAAGTTTTACAGCATACCTAAAACTAGATACCCATACTTatatttttccctttttcttttttttccacaaaATCCCCATCTTCCCCAAATCACCAACACGCGAACACCAAATCGATTCCGGAGTCGAGGAGGACGGGAGCgcttcgacggcggcggccggagtcgAGGACGACGGGGAAGCGGGGGAGGCAGCCCAGGTGGTTGGATTCGACGGGGGAGGTCGCCGGCGGTCTCCATCTTGTCGGACGGGCCATgggaggcggcgcggtcgAGGGCGGCAGACAACGTGGAATCGCTCGGAAGGGAGCAGTCGGCTTCGCGCGTGCCTTTTGGGAGGGATGGGTAGCTACACATATTTTAGCTTTCAATACCCATATTTGGGTATTGGGGGCTAAAATATGAGTAGCTactcaaaaaaatttgggtATACAACTTTTATGGGTATGTTGCTGGAGCTAGATTTTGGGCCAAAATACCCATGTTGATAGTTTTTGGGTATTCTTTCCAAATATGG
The Brachypodium distachyon strain Bd21 chromosome 2, Brachypodium_distachyon_v3.0, whole genome shotgun sequence genome window above contains:
- the LOC100824284 gene encoding leucine-rich repeat extensin-like protein 3, yielding MTRTPMTKPLLFLSLLLLAAAAADAAAGQQRRTLLAGDDNAYAFPNPRLRDAYVALQSWKRAILSDPRNVTGSWSGPDVCAYYGVFCAPSESDHYLTVVAGVDLNHADLAGHLPEELGLLSDLSVFHVNSNRFCGVVPRSFHNLGLLHELDLSNNRFVGAFPDVVLRMPSLKYLDLRYNEFEGAVPPELFDRPLDAIFINSNRFRFQIPDNVGNSPASVLVLANNDFGGCLPASVANMSSTLNEIILMNTGLKSCVPPELGMLAELTVLDLSHNQLMGSIPAELAKLRNIEQLDLGYNRLTGDVPEGICRLPRLQNFTYSYNYITGEPQTCLHVKALDDRRNCIPYRPDQRSPDQCHFASNYQHVNCDAFRCKKFVLPSPPPPPPSPPPPTPSPPPPSPPPPSPPPPTPSPPPPPSPPPPTPSPPPPSPSPPPPSPYYEVSPEERYLSPPPPAYVEPTTPPHYDIPSPPYYEVSPEDRYNSPPPPATGVPKYDYASPPPPAYSEVSPEERHPSPPTPTTMWKLPAYDYASPPPPAAGQP